The Drosophila innubila isolate TH190305 chromosome 3R unlocalized genomic scaffold, UK_Dinn_1.0 2_E_3R, whole genome shotgun sequence genome has a segment encoding these proteins:
- the LOC117792174 gene encoding uncharacterized protein LOC117792174 produces the protein MCSKEHYMKFLWPYLLPEKPIKQSLIGKSCNSDTGIWFHDVNKCLLLTFYNNREAQAEIKILNLLMHRSPRETGGIETFTYPRKEPTDAEIVFGNCDCEKLFCNRRPFKTGWDKSRIDWLWDLEHLETQHQLHYILREDDGRKRFSKRTSYIQLLRPVVQVQPKKIGCWSWLRHSCGYVSDSESIDVDKSAISL, from the exons ATGTGCTCCAAGGAACATTATATGAAGTTCCTTTGGCCCTATCTGCTGCCCGAGAAACCGATCAAGCAATCGCTGATCGGTAAATCTTGTAATAGCGATACTGGCATCTGGTTCCATGATGTCAACAAATGTCTCCTGCTCACCTTTTATAATAATCGCGAGGCACAAGCCGAAATCAAGATTCTAAATTTGTTGATGCATCGCAGTCCGCGTGAAACTGGAGGCATTGAGACATTTACGTATCCACGAAAAG AGCCTACTGATGCTGAGATTGTATTTGGCAATTGCGATTGCGAAAAGCTGTTTTGCAATCGACGACCATTCAAAACCGGCTGGGATAAATCTCGCATCGATTGGCTGTGGGATTTGGAGCACTTAGAAACACAGCATCAATTGCATTATATTTTACGAGAGGACGACGGCCGCAAGAGGTTTTCAAAAAGAACATCATATATCCAACTGCTGAGACCTGTAGTGCAAGTGCAACCAAAGAAAATCGGATGCTGGAGTTGGTTACGACATAGTTGTGGCTATGTCTCTGATAGCGAAAGCATAGATGTTGACAAGAGCGCAATAAGTTTATGA
- the LOC117792257 gene encoding ATP-binding cassette sub-family B member 6, mitochondrial, with protein sequence MLYCPPNVTLSEIWTNHGISHCFMDTVGPAVCGGFLLLFGGIQLLIYRKYATPKDPTQISKSRLYALQMFLLLFVSVLALLRFFLNARIYTDSAVYGYMIFYTCVVCFSYPFCICLIVKERHYQLPSVPTRGHGLILLLFWTLALINEALAIVNLDHEDWWFHLKNNKDEIEMGMFITRFLCSLLIFVLGLKAPGIMAPYNPHQRMDNESSENLTGDVPTGSAFRNGWRKLRTLFPYLWPKKDTMLQFAVVVCIILLIAGRVIKLFLPIYRKLLVDSLTIEPVEFRWDFVLIYVALSFLQGGGTGTMGLFNNLRTFLWIRVQQYTTREIEIDLFRHLHQLSLRWHLQRKTGEVLRIMDRGTDSINNLLNYIVFSITPTILDLLVAVVFFIYAFNWWFGLIVFLTMFLYIASTIAITEWRTKYQRRMNLADNEQRARSVDSLLNFETVKYYGAEGYEVDCYREAILKYQKEEFLSMLTLNLLNTAQNIILCLGLLAGSLLCVYLVVHHQTLTVGDFVLFSTYLMDLYMPLNWFGTYYRAIQKNFVDMENMFELLREDEEIVDAPGSAPLLTAGGGIEFSNVTFGYSPEKAVLRNISFSVPAGKTVAIVGPSGAGKSTIMRLLFRFYDVQMGAISIDGQNIKLVQQQSLRKAIGVVPQDTVLFNNTIYYNIEYAKIGSTADAVYEAARSADIHDRILGFPDSYETKVGERGLRLSGGEKQRVAIARTLLKSPIIVLLDEATSALDTHTERNIQAALARVCANRTTIIVAHRLSTVIHADEILVLKEGSIVERGRHDQLVQREDSIYADMWQQQLKNLDAEQSPSEGGESTASTSGGGTANGKGERPSTAASGAVFRAGHAHGGAR encoded by the exons ATGTTGTACTGCCCGCCAAATGTGACGTTGAGCGAGATTTGGACCAATCATGGAATCTCACACTGTTTTATGGACACAGTGGGACCAGCTGTATGTGGTGGTTTTCTACTCCTCTTTGGCGGCATACAACTCTTGATTTATCGCAAATATGCCACACCCAAGGATCCTACACAGATCTCCAAATCCCGTCTGTATGCTCTGCAAATGTTTCTGCTCCTTTTTGTATCTGTGCTGGCGCTACTGCGATTCTTTCTAAACGCTCGCATCTATACGGACAGTGCGGTCTATGGTTATATG ATATTTTACACATGTGTTGTGTGTTTCTCGTATCCATTTTGCATCTGTCTCATAGTCAAGGAGCGACATTATCAACTGCCTTCGGTTCCAACACGCGGGCATGGCCtcattttgttgctcttttggACTTTGGCACTGATCAATGAAGCGCTGGCAATCGTGAACTTAGACCATGAAGACTGGTGGttccatttaaaaaa CAACAAagatgaaattgaaatgggCATGTTTATCACTCGTTTTCTATGCTCGCTGCTCATATTTGTACTCGGACTGAAGGCACCAGGCATAATGGCGCCCTATAATCCGCATCAGCGTATGGATAATGAGTCATCAGAAAACTTAACGGGCGATGTGCCAACTGGGTCTGCATTTCGAAATGGTTGGCGCAAGTTGCGAACACTATTTCCATATCTGTGGCCCAAAAAGGATACAATGCTAcaatttgctgttgtcgtttgCATAATTCTACTCATTGCCGGGCGCGTCATTAAATTGTTTCTGCCCATTTATCGCAAGTTGTTGG TGGACAGCCTTACCATTGAGCCAGTCGAATTCCGTTGGGACTTTGTGCTTATTTATGTTGCGTTATCGTTTCTCCAAGGCGGCGGTACGGGCACCATGGGTCTGTTTAACAATCTGCGTACTTTCCTATGGATTCGCGTACAACAGTATACAACCCGGGAGATTGAGATTGATCTATTCCGACATTTGCATCAGTTGTCTTTGCGTTGGCATTTGCAACGCAAGACGGGCGAGGTGCTGCGTATCATGGATCGAGGCACAGATTCTATAAACAATCTTCTCAACTATATTGTCTTCTCAATAACTCCAACTATACTCGATCTCCTTGTGGCTGTTGTCTTCTTTATCTACGCTTTTAACTGGTGGTTCGGTTTAATCGTGTTCTTAACCATGTTCTTGTATATAG CATCCACCATTGCCATAACAGAATGGCGCACAAAGTACCAAAGACGAATGAATCTTGCGGATAATGAGCAGCGTGCTCGAAGTGTAGACTCGTTGCTTAACTTTGAGACGGTCAAATACTATGGCGCCGAAGGCTACGAAGTTGATTGTTACAGGGAGGCTATACTCAAGTACCAAAAGGAGGAGTTTCTGTCAATGCTCACATTGAACTTGCTAAACACGGCACAGAATATTATTCTCTGTCTGGGTTTATTAGCGGGATCATTACTCTGCGTCTATTTGGTGGTGCATCATCAGACCTTAACTGTCGGTGACTTTGTGCTCTTTTCCACGTATCTCATGGATCTATACATGCCGTTGAATTGGTTTGGCACATACTATCGTGCTATACAAAAGAATTTCGTAGACAtggaaaatatgtttgaattgcTGCGTGAGGACGAGGAAATTGTGGATGCGCCAGGCAGTGCACCGTTGCTTACAGCTGGCGGTGGCATAGAATTCTCCAATGTTACATTTGGTTATTCGCCAGAGAAGGCGGTATTGCGCAATATCAGTTTTTCGGTACCGGCAGGAAAGACTGTTGCCATTGTGGGACCCTCTGGCGCTGGCAAGAGTACGATTATGCGATTGCTCTTCCGTTTCTACGACGTGCAAATGGGAGCCATATCAATAGATGGACAGAACATCAAGTTGGTTCAACAGCAAAGTCTGCGAAAGGCAATtg gTGTTGTACCTCAGGACACGGTACTATTCAACAACACCATTTACTATAATATTGAATATGCCAAAATAGGATCAACAGCTGATGCCGTTTACGAGGCTGCGCGCTCAGCGGATATACACGACAGAATCTTGGGATTCCCCGATAGCTATGAGACTAAGGTGGGTGAGAGAGGATTGCGTTTGAGTGGCGGTGAAAAACAACGTGTGGCTATCGCGAGAACTCTTCTGAAGTCACCCATTATTGTACTGCTGGACGAGGCTACCTCTGCGCTGGACACGCATACGGAGCGCAATATTCAAGCAGCATTGGCCCGTGTCTGTGCCAATCGAACCACAATTATTGTTGCACATCGCCTGTCCACGGTTATACACGCAGATGAGATTTTGGTGCTAAAGGAGGGCAGCATTGTGGAGCGTGGTAGACACGATCAACTTGTTCAGCGCGAAGACAGCATCTATGCAGAcatgtggcagcagcagcttaagAATCTAGACGCTGAACAGAGCCCATCTGAGGGCGGAGAATCAACTGCGTCTACATCTGGTGGTGGAACTGCAAATGGAAAAGGGGAACGGCCCTCGACAGCGGCTAGTGGAGCAGTGTTTAGAGCGGGTCATGCGCACGGAGGTGCACGCTAA